The segment TATCTAATAAGGAATAGAAGCAAAAAAATATGTTTTATATAGAAATAATTTATATGACATACACAATACCGCAAATAAAAAAAGAGAGCTTGATTGCTCTCATTAACTAAGTTTTTATTGAAAAAATTTAACTATATTCTCAATTTTATCCTAATGATCTTATTCTTTTATTCATTAATTTTGGCAACAGAACCTTCTCCTTGTTTAATCTCTCCTAACACCTTATTTATCTCTTTTAATCCTTCATCTACTCTATTCCTGATTGCTATCACCAATGTACTCAATACCTTACTTACTGCACTTGCTACTACACCATTTACTGCATTAGCATATTTATAACTAGCATCCTGCTTAGCCGCAAATCTACCATTCTTTGCCATTGCTCTTAACGCTATTCCTTCCTACTATTACTGCATCTTTATCTTTTAAAGTATCTCCAAACTCCTTATCATCATCTTTTTTAGCAGCAGCAATCTCTGCTACATTCTTTGCTTCTTCGATTTTAATCTCATTATTAGCAGCCTCTCCAGACTTAGCAATAGCTTGCAACATATCAGTCCCACTTACAGCTCCAACCGACGCGCTTGCCGAAGCTGCATGTGCTTCTGTCCCATCATCCTTTTTACCAAGTAACTTACCAATTGACTTTTGTTCTGTATTACCAGTCTTAGTAGCTTCTGCATTCCCTTCATTATCCTTTAAAACCACTCCAACTATCTCTTTAATTCCTTTAACTAGTGAATTAACAGCAACTCTATCTGCAGCATTAGCATCTTGACAAGCTTGAGTAGCACCACCAATCTTATCATCACCAGTAGCACCTTTTGCTGCTTCTTTTGCTCCTGCAGCTATCTTATCTACAGTACCACTAATAAACTGCTCAACAACTGTTTTAACTTTTTCATATTTCCCATTCTTCGCAACTTCCGTTTGCAATTTATTTTTAACAGACTCCATTGTTGTTGCAATATCAGTAAAATACTTTCCTACATCGCTTTTTTTAGTCTCCGCTTTAATTCCAAATGCTCCAGCTACCATATCCCCAAAACTCACAAATACTTCCATAAATCCTTTCCCTAAATTTACCATCTCACTCAAAAACACTTTCTCTGGATCCTTTACTCCCCCACTATTACATCCCAGCACTACCATCATCATTAATATTATTACTCTTATTCTCCCCTCTTCTTTTTTCTCTCTCTTCATCCTTTTCGCCTCTACTTATCTTCTCCTCTCTTTCTTCCACTTCTCTTTTCCCTACTATTTCATCTACATTCATTTTCTTCGCATCATTATCTTATTATTTATTGTTTTTTTCTAGCTTATCTTTTAAGGCTCAGAAGAAAAAAATACGTGTTATATAAAATATAATTTATATAACACATACAATACCATAAATAAAAAAAAGAGAGCTAAAACAAGCCCTCTTAACTAATTATTCTATCTAACTAATATGAATATATCCAAAATATTCCTAATTCAACTTAATCACTAACTTTAGTTTCAGAACCTTCTCCCTGTTTAATTTCTCCTAATACCCTATTTATCTCTTTTAATCCCTCATCCACTCTATTTCTGATTGCTATTGTCAATGTACTTAACACCTTATTCACTGCACCTGCTACTGCACCATTTACTGTCTTAACTGCATCATTTTCATTATTCTTAATAGAAAATTTACCTCCTTTAGTCATAGCTCTAAGTGCTATTCCTCCTGCTATTACTGCATCTTTTTTTGCTTCATCCTTAATCTCTTTTTTATTATTAACCGCTGGAGCAATGGCAATTCCTGCTGCATCCTTTGCTGCATCAATTCCATCAGTAGCGCTAGAATCAGGACTTTCTTTGGAGTTCACTATTGCTTGCAACATATCAACTCCATTTATAGCTCCAATACTTGCTGCTGCTGCTTGGACTGCCGCATTATCAGCTCTATTATCATCGGTGGTTGCAGTAAATAACTTACCAACATCTTTTTTACTATCACCTTTAGTAAAATCAGCTCCCCCATCTCCCTTCCCTTTTAAAACAATTTCAACTATCTCTTTAATTCCTTTCACCAGAGATTTAACACTTGCTACTTCTGCTGGTTTAGCATCTTCATTTGCCTTAGCATTCCCCACAGCTTCACTACCTCCACCACTAACTCCCAAAGCTGCTTCTTTTGCTCCTGCAGCTATCTTATCTACAATCCCACCAATAAACTCCTCGACTACCTTCCTAACTTTCTCATATTGCCCATTCTTCTCTAAAATTTCTCTTAACTTTACTTTAGTAAGTTTGCATACTCTTCTCAATATCACTAAAATATTTCCCTATATCTTCCTTCTTTGTTTCTGCCTTTATCCCCAATGTCCCTGTAATCATATCGCCAAAACTTACAAAAACATCCAAAAATCCTTTACCTAAATTAGCTATTGAACTCAAAAATACCTTCTCCGGATCCTTCACTCCCCCACTATTACATCCCATAACTACCATCATCACCATTATCACTTCTACTATTCTTCTTATCCTCCTTATCTTTAAAAGATTAAAAAGAAAAAAGATGATTTATACAAAAAAAGATAAGTTAAGAAACATACACAATAAATACAAATCAAAAAAGAAAACTAAAATAAGCCCTCCTAACTAATTAATACAATTTATATTATAAATATCCATAACCCCCCTTCTTTTATAAAAAGAAAATACTCCAACACATATCTACACGTATAAAGAGCATTTTCTTTACTTATTACATTACTTACTGATTCATATATAATTAAACGCTTTTCGATTTGACTTTAATAATATTTGCTCTGTCTGTTCTAAACATTGACTTACTATTATTTTAGTAATACTTTCTATTGCTTTTAATAATTTATTTACTGCGCTTACTCCTACTCCGTTAACCGCATTTGTACTGGTTTTTGCTGCTGATGCATCTAGCTTACCGCCTTTAAGCAAAGAACGTAATGCTATTCCTCCTGCTAATGCTAATTTACTTGCATTTTGTGCATTGTCTGCTGTTGTTGCTGCTCCTGTTACTGCAAGTTTTACTGCATGTTTTGGTTGAGTTGCTGAACTGATGGTAGTTTCAGCAACAACATCTGAATCCTCAGCTGATGTTATAGCATATAACATGTCTTCACCTGTTACTGAAGTTACTATTGATAAAGCCTTGGCTGCATCTCCTTCAACTGCTCCTCCTCCCCCTGTTGTCTTTAGTACTTTACCTCCTTCTTTTTCCTCATTAGATACTGTTTCATTTTTAGATACAGTTGATTTTTTAACGCTAAAATTAACTATGCCCTTTAAAGCTTTTAATGCTCCCTTAACATCTTCTACACTAGAACCTACTCCTTCTACTGCTGTTGCTACGTTTGCTGTAACACCACTTACTACCATACTTTCGTTAATAAGAGTTTGTAAAGAAGTAATATGCTTCTTTAATTCATTAAGTGTTTTCTTTGCTTGCCCTATACTTCCATCTTGAGATTCTTCAACATTGATTCCTACTTTGCTTGCTACCTCTTGTACTTGATTAATCGCTTTATCTATTGCATTTACTAAGTCTTTGAATTTATCTGATATATCACTTTTTTTTGTTGAATTAGTAACTGAAATTCCTAAAGAATTTGTTATTAAATCTACAAATGCAGAAAATATAGA is part of the Borrelia duttonii Ly genome and harbors:
- a CDS encoding variable large family protein → MKYKKGLAENDKQILSSKARSSKPLSINQRVAQELAEVKAKNQILREAIRLNEIDSLSKKYLNSHFNKEVMVKFVIMMMMVMGCNSGGVKEVEEVGLQEVGGLKLGDTTKSIFSAFVDLITNSLGISVTNSTKKSDISDKFKDLVNAIDKAINQVQEVASKVGINVEESQDGSIGQAKKTLNELKKHITSLQTLINESMVVSGVTANVATAVEGVGSSVEDVKGALKALKGIVNFSVKKSTVSKNETVSNEEKEGGKVLKTTGGGGAVEGDAAKALSIVTSVTGEDMLYAITSAEDSDVVAETTISSATQPKHAVKLAVTGAATTADNAQNASKLALAGGIALRSLLKGGKLDASAAKTSTNAVNGVGVSAVNKLLKAIESITKIIVSQCLEQTEQILLKSNRKAFNYI